In Corynebacterium afermentans subsp. afermentans, a genomic segment contains:
- a CDS encoding translation initiation factor IF-2 N-terminal domain-containing protein has product MAGHKASEENIYAAFDRSQLAEKTRVFTLAKALGVPSKELVVALSELGVVKVAQSTLTRAESEQLLDALANTAATTDDEETADDAADEKIRQRVRKDVENEIHQIEDKVEADLREGPLTDVEPEITPVPEETANRAPVFKAPERKRRRATRAAAPSEEKEPEPIDEVSPEDADKQEPEVIEEPKAIKGSSRLEAQRRRRTEKREEHRKRSRIVSQAEFLARRESVERHMVVRERDRRDGHGKITQVGVLEDGLLVEHFVTAESQSSMIGNIYLGRVQNVLSSMEAAFIDIGQGRNGVLYASEVDWKAAGLGGRSRRIEQALKSGDQVLVQVTKDPVGHKGARLTTQISLAGRYLVYVPGGRSAGISRKLPAPERKRLKEILNHVVPGKGGAIIRTAAENVPEEAIAADVNRLHNQWTAIQEQAEKEKNSKGAKPVTLYEEPNILVKVVRDLFNEDFTSLIVDGRKPWNTVHAYVQSVAPDLLDRLEKFDRSSHDGKDAFEVHRIDEQLQKALSRTVWLPSGGTLVIDRTEAMTVIDVNTGKFTGSGGSLEETVTSNNLEAAEEIVRQVRLRDIGGMIIIDFIDMILPENQDLVLRRLNEALGRDRTRHQVSEVTSLGLVQMTRKRLGNGLLETFSTECECCGGRGIIVTDDPVEHDPYSERGRDERSKRRSRDDEHRSSRGRNKSADSDAETARRPRRSKRKQLNEDEMDNLLNSIFSDDSNDGDDRDGSDGSDSDASEGRRRSSRRRGRRGGNRGRGPQTDTQGKQEERPESDKRPESDKDVPQQSFEEAVEEFDNSPRRKRRTRGNSRSDVRPRRQDYQDTAAEAAPDAEKDEPVAKAKPAAGRRGRRRAVRKSNATANATTNAAAAQRDAGSGEKEKRREAERRREAKASPRRGRRRATRRSS; this is encoded by the coding sequence TTGGCTGGTCACAAGGCATCCGAAGAGAATATTTACGCCGCGTTCGACCGTTCCCAGCTGGCGGAGAAAACCCGCGTGTTCACGCTGGCTAAAGCGCTGGGCGTGCCGTCGAAGGAGCTCGTGGTCGCGCTGTCGGAGCTCGGCGTGGTCAAAGTTGCGCAGTCGACGCTGACGCGCGCTGAAAGCGAGCAGCTTCTCGACGCACTCGCGAACACCGCCGCCACCACCGACGACGAGGAGACTGCAGACGACGCCGCGGACGAGAAGATCCGCCAGCGCGTGCGCAAGGACGTGGAAAACGAGATCCACCAAATCGAGGATAAGGTCGAGGCGGACCTGCGCGAGGGCCCGCTCACCGACGTCGAGCCGGAGATCACCCCCGTGCCGGAGGAGACCGCCAACCGCGCCCCCGTCTTCAAGGCCCCGGAGCGCAAGCGCCGCCGCGCCACCCGCGCCGCGGCGCCGAGCGAGGAGAAGGAGCCCGAGCCTATCGACGAGGTTTCGCCGGAGGACGCGGATAAGCAAGAGCCCGAAGTGATCGAAGAGCCGAAGGCGATCAAGGGCTCATCCCGCTTGGAAGCGCAGCGCCGCCGCCGCACAGAAAAGCGCGAAGAGCATCGCAAACGCTCCCGCATTGTCAGCCAGGCCGAGTTTTTGGCGCGCCGCGAGTCCGTCGAGCGCCACATGGTGGTGCGCGAGCGCGACCGCCGCGACGGCCACGGCAAGATCACCCAGGTCGGCGTGCTCGAGGACGGGCTTCTGGTGGAGCACTTCGTCACCGCCGAAAGCCAGTCCTCCATGATCGGCAACATCTACCTGGGACGCGTGCAAAACGTGCTGTCCAGCATGGAAGCCGCGTTCATCGACATCGGGCAGGGCCGCAACGGCGTGCTCTACGCCTCCGAGGTGGACTGGAAGGCCGCCGGTTTGGGCGGGCGCTCGCGCCGCATTGAGCAGGCCCTCAAATCCGGCGACCAGGTGCTGGTACAGGTGACTAAGGACCCCGTCGGCCACAAAGGTGCGCGCCTGACCACCCAGATCTCGCTGGCTGGACGCTACCTGGTGTATGTGCCGGGCGGCCGCAGCGCGGGCATTTCCCGCAAGCTGCCGGCGCCGGAGCGCAAGCGCCTGAAGGAAATCCTGAACCACGTCGTGCCCGGCAAGGGCGGGGCGATCATCCGCACCGCCGCCGAAAACGTGCCGGAAGAAGCCATCGCGGCCGACGTGAACCGGCTGCACAACCAGTGGACCGCGATCCAGGAGCAGGCGGAAAAGGAGAAAAACTCCAAGGGCGCGAAGCCGGTGACCTTGTATGAGGAGCCGAACATCCTGGTCAAGGTTGTGCGCGACCTGTTCAACGAGGACTTCACCTCGCTCATCGTGGACGGCCGCAAGCCGTGGAACACCGTCCACGCCTACGTGCAGTCCGTCGCCCCGGACCTTCTGGATCGCCTGGAGAAGTTTGACCGCTCCAGCCACGACGGCAAGGACGCCTTCGAGGTCCACCGCATCGACGAGCAGCTGCAAAAGGCGCTGTCGCGCACCGTGTGGCTGCCGTCGGGTGGCACCCTGGTCATCGACCGCACCGAGGCCATGACCGTCATCGACGTCAACACCGGCAAGTTCACCGGCTCCGGCGGCTCGCTGGAAGAGACGGTCACCTCCAACAACCTGGAGGCCGCCGAGGAGATCGTGCGCCAGGTCCGCCTGCGCGACATCGGCGGCATGATCATCATCGACTTCATCGACATGATCCTCCCCGAAAACCAGGATCTCGTACTGCGCCGCCTCAACGAGGCACTCGGCCGCGACCGCACCCGCCACCAGGTCTCCGAGGTCACCTCCCTGGGCCTGGTGCAGATGACCCGCAAGCGCCTGGGCAACGGCCTGCTGGAGACGTTTTCCACCGAGTGCGAGTGCTGCGGCGGCCGCGGCATCATCGTCACCGACGACCCCGTCGAGCACGACCCGTACTCCGAGCGTGGCCGCGACGAGCGCTCCAAGCGCCGTTCGCGTGACGACGAGCACCGCTCCTCCCGCGGCCGGAACAAGTCCGCCGACTCAGACGCCGAGACCGCGCGCCGGCCACGCCGCTCCAAGCGCAAGCAGCTCAACGAAGACGAGATGGACAACTTGCTCAACTCGATCTTCAGCGATGACAGCAACGACGGCGACGACAGGGATGGCAGCGACGGCAGCGACAGCGACGCTTCCGAGGGGCGCCGCCGTTCCTCGCGCCGCCGGGGCCGCCGCGGGGGCAACCGCGGCCGCGGGCCCCAGACAGACACCCAGGGCAAGCAGGAAGAACGCCCGGAAAGCGACAAGCGCCCGGAAAGCGACAAGGACGTCCCGCAGCAGAGCTTCGAGGAAGCGGTGGAGGAGTTCGACAACTCGCCGCGCCGCAAGCGCCGCACCCGCGGCAATTCCCGCTCCGACGTCCGCCCACGCCGCCAGGACTACCAGGACACCGCCGCAGAAGCTGCCCCGGACGCCGAGAAGGATGAACCGGTAGCGAAGGCGAAGCCGGCGGCGGGCCGCAGGGGCCGCCGTCGCGCCGTGCGCAAGTCCAACGCCACAGCCAACGCCACAACAAACGCAGCAGCCGCGCAGCGCGACGCTGGATCTGGGGAGAAGGAGAAGCGTCGGGAGGCGGAGCGTCGTCGAGAAGCAAAGGCTTCCCCGCGGCGCGGACGCAGGCGCGCCACCCGCCGCAGCAGCTAA
- a CDS encoding TetR/AcrR family transcriptional regulator: protein MASRSEQVRAVEKRSAILDAAIDLLLAEGLKGLTHRQVAAAASVPVGSIGYYYSTRDKLVATCFEQLVQVRLEAMERAKGAGVELSDPVQLAESVVDVVACGQTTRASAVVAAFIEAQRETGKVGDYVRQSTDELKDLIAELLQRAGVDFNSARVLQIVVGTALTERHENAPVAAVADLLRLAEK from the coding sequence GTGGCATCTCGCAGCGAGCAGGTACGGGCGGTGGAGAAGCGCTCTGCGATCCTGGATGCGGCGATTGACCTGTTGCTTGCGGAGGGGCTCAAGGGGCTGACGCACCGGCAGGTCGCGGCGGCCGCATCGGTGCCGGTGGGATCCATCGGGTACTACTACTCCACACGCGACAAGCTGGTGGCCACCTGCTTCGAGCAACTGGTGCAGGTCCGCCTGGAAGCGATGGAGCGCGCGAAGGGCGCAGGGGTCGAGCTTTCAGACCCGGTGCAGTTGGCCGAGTCGGTCGTGGACGTTGTGGCGTGCGGGCAGACGACGCGCGCGAGTGCGGTGGTCGCCGCGTTCATCGAGGCCCAGCGCGAAACAGGCAAAGTCGGCGACTACGTCCGCCAATCCACCGACGAGCTCAAAGATCTCATCGCGGAGCTTTTGCAACGCGCCGGTGTGGATTTCAACTCCGCGCGAGTGCTGCAGATCGTGGTCGGCACGGCGCTGACTGAACGCCACGAGAACGCCCCCGTTGCGGCGGTGGCCGACCTTCTGCGACTGGCCGAGAAGTAA
- the ndk gene encoding nucleoside-diphosphate kinase, whose product MTERTLILIKPDGVANGHVGDIISRIERKGLKLVELDLRTADRETAEKHYAEHKDKPFFGELVDFITSAPLVAGIVEGERAIEAWRQLAGGTDPVAKATPGTIRGDFALSVAENVVHGSDSPESAEREIGIWFPNL is encoded by the coding sequence ATGACTGAACGTACTCTGATCCTGATCAAGCCCGACGGTGTTGCAAACGGCCACGTCGGCGACATCATCTCCCGCATCGAGCGCAAGGGCCTGAAGCTTGTGGAGCTGGACCTGCGCACCGCAGACCGCGAAACCGCTGAGAAACACTACGCCGAGCACAAGGACAAGCCGTTCTTCGGTGAACTGGTGGACTTCATCACCTCCGCACCGCTGGTCGCCGGCATCGTCGAGGGCGAGCGCGCCATCGAGGCGTGGCGCCAGCTGGCCGGCGGCACCGACCCGGTTGCCAAGGCCACCCCGGGCACCATCCGCGGCGACTTCGCTCTGTCCGTGGCGGAAAACGTGGTCCACGGCTCCGACTCGCCGGAGTCCGCTGAGCGTGAGATCGGCATCTGGTTCCCGAACCTCTAA
- a CDS encoding AMP-binding protein — MVHSSPLPDVALPNTALDRLVPRGELPAITEYDTGRTVTYDELWAVADAAATRLRNRGVDPGSVVELRLPNSIDFVAALLAVSRTGATTCLIGHSLIDAEASRLSALAGVTHRIEPGDLAPGPADAFAPADPGSVAVIPFSSGTTGLPKGVELTHRSITANAVQFNAALAASGIGEGTRVAAPLPFSHIYGLNTLLLSSLAAGRHVFTAARFDLAEFARAHRAHSIELSFIAPPIALALANSPAINPADFAACAHMVCGAAPLDEALARRVEDRLGIVMLQGYGTTESSPVTHVGIAGRSNPGTIGYAIPNTEFRVVDSDTGAELPDGADGELQVRGPQIMRGYLGNPKATRGAIVDGWLRSGDIARVNPDETVTVVDRAKDVFKYHGFQIAPAELEALLLTHPQISDVAVAERGGVPKAFVVKHGPLDEAQVMEWVAARVTAYKKVRAVAFVDAIPRNAAGKILRKDL, encoded by the coding sequence ATGGTGCACAGCTCTCCCCTGCCGGATGTCGCGCTGCCGAACACTGCGCTCGACCGCCTGGTCCCGCGCGGGGAGCTGCCCGCCATCACGGAGTACGACACAGGCCGCACCGTCACCTACGACGAGCTGTGGGCGGTAGCGGACGCGGCCGCCACCCGCCTGCGAAACCGCGGCGTGGATCCGGGCAGCGTGGTTGAGCTGCGGCTGCCCAACTCCATCGACTTCGTGGCCGCACTACTCGCCGTCTCGCGCACGGGTGCGACGACGTGCCTGATCGGGCATTCGCTTATCGACGCCGAAGCGTCGCGTCTTTCCGCCCTCGCCGGCGTCACCCACCGAATCGAGCCGGGCGATCTCGCCCCCGGCCCCGCCGACGCTTTTGCTCCGGCGGACCCCGGTTCGGTGGCGGTCATCCCGTTTTCCTCCGGCACCACCGGGCTACCCAAGGGCGTGGAGTTGACCCACCGCTCGATTACAGCCAACGCGGTGCAGTTCAACGCGGCGCTAGCCGCCAGCGGCATCGGCGAGGGCACCCGCGTGGCCGCTCCCCTGCCGTTTTCCCACATCTACGGCTTGAACACGCTGCTGCTGTCGTCGCTTGCCGCGGGCCGGCACGTGTTCACCGCCGCGCGCTTCGACCTCGCCGAGTTCGCGCGCGCCCACCGCGCGCACTCCATCGAGCTGAGCTTCATCGCCCCGCCGATCGCGCTGGCGCTGGCGAACTCCCCCGCCATCAACCCGGCCGATTTCGCCGCCTGCGCCCACATGGTCTGCGGCGCCGCACCCTTGGACGAGGCGCTGGCTCGCCGCGTCGAGGACCGCCTGGGCATTGTCATGCTGCAGGGCTACGGCACCACCGAGTCCTCGCCTGTGACGCACGTCGGCATCGCCGGCCGGTCAAATCCGGGCACCATCGGGTACGCCATCCCAAACACCGAATTCCGCGTGGTGGACTCAGATACCGGCGCGGAACTGCCCGACGGCGCCGACGGCGAGCTGCAAGTCCGCGGCCCCCAGATCATGCGCGGCTACCTGGGGAACCCCAAGGCCACCCGCGGTGCCATCGTGGACGGCTGGCTGCGCAGCGGCGACATCGCGCGGGTCAACCCGGACGAGACAGTCACGGTCGTCGACCGCGCAAAGGACGTGTTCAAGTACCACGGGTTCCAGATCGCCCCGGCCGAACTCGAAGCACTGCTGCTGACGCACCCGCAGATCAGCGACGTGGCTGTTGCCGAGCGCGGCGGGGTGCCGAAGGCTTTCGTCGTCAAGCATGGGCCCCTAGACGAGGCCCAAGTGATGGAATGGGTGGCGGCGCGCGTGACCGCCTACAAAAAGGTGCGCGCCGTGGCGTTCGTGGACGCGATCCCCCGCAATGCCGCCGGCAAGATCCTGCGCAAGGACCTCTAA
- a CDS encoding DUF4233 domain-containing protein, whose translation MTRSNQQMGPLGPGKEPVKDPMSGLTGVLSGTLIMEAITVLLILTVILKVDGGEHWTTFNWVYITVIGLAHVVMAFFQKKPAALWIDIALQIPLIFGFFIHWSVTAVGIIFGIVWYFVIRMRSEIVQRMRGGYLTTQHLGT comes from the coding sequence ATGACACGCAGCAACCAGCAGATGGGCCCGCTCGGCCCCGGCAAGGAACCGGTTAAAGACCCGATGTCGGGGCTGACCGGCGTGCTCTCCGGCACGCTGATCATGGAGGCCATCACGGTTCTGCTTATCCTCACCGTCATCCTCAAAGTCGACGGCGGCGAACACTGGACCACCTTCAACTGGGTCTACATCACCGTGATCGGCCTGGCGCACGTGGTCATGGCGTTCTTCCAGAAGAAGCCGGCCGCGCTCTGGATCGACATTGCGCTGCAGATTCCGCTGATCTTCGGCTTCTTCATCCACTGGTCGGTCACGGCGGTGGGCATCATCTTCGGCATCGTGTGGTACTTCGTCATCCGCATGCGCTCGGAGATCGTCCAGCGTATGCGTGGCGGCTACCTCACCACCCAGCACCTGGGCACTTAG
- the folC gene encoding bifunctional tetrahydrofolate synthase/dihydrofolate synthase translates to MASEEFELPELPEQYDIQQTDAGLTLNLGAPGESNESDQLAPRGVSEEDLAALAQVEAELTARWPETDIDPSLERIALLMDFLGEPQKSFKVIHVAGTNGKTSTVRMVESLLRSFGNRVGRTTSPHLQSVTERIGIDGEPIHPADFVRIYREIEPYIQMVDERTGVPMSYFEVMVGIAFAAFADAPVDVAVVEVGMGGRWDATNVVDADVDVIAPVGLDHTDYLGDTLAEIAGEKAGIIRSADAVAVIGQQDPDAMRVILERTVEVGAPVARFAQEFGVAASEVAVGGQTLTLKGLSGEYADVFIPLSGPHQAHNASVALAAVEAFLGASAERTLDANTVREGFAATTSPGRLERVRATPTTFIDATHNPHGAQALAAALERDFDFTRLIGVLGILGDKDARGIMEALEPVLTEVVITQNTSPRATDAYELAETAREVFGDERVHVEEHLPSAYELAVELAEEALAEVGVQSGSGVLITGSVVTAGEARAMFGKDPQ, encoded by the coding sequence GTGGCTAGCGAAGAGTTTGAACTGCCCGAACTTCCGGAGCAGTACGACATCCAGCAGACCGACGCCGGCCTGACGCTTAACCTCGGCGCGCCGGGGGAGAGCAACGAGAGCGATCAGCTCGCCCCGCGCGGCGTGAGCGAGGAAGATCTAGCCGCGCTCGCGCAGGTGGAAGCCGAGCTCACCGCCCGCTGGCCGGAGACGGACATTGACCCGTCGCTGGAGCGCATCGCGCTGCTCATGGATTTCCTCGGCGAGCCGCAGAAGTCCTTCAAGGTCATCCACGTCGCCGGCACCAACGGCAAGACGTCCACCGTGCGGATGGTGGAGTCGCTGCTGCGCTCGTTTGGCAACCGTGTGGGCCGCACGACGAGTCCGCACCTGCAGTCCGTCACCGAGCGCATCGGCATCGACGGCGAGCCGATCCACCCGGCGGACTTCGTGCGCATCTACCGCGAGATCGAGCCGTACATCCAGATGGTGGACGAGCGCACCGGTGTACCCATGAGCTACTTCGAGGTCATGGTCGGCATCGCGTTCGCGGCTTTTGCGGATGCGCCTGTCGACGTCGCCGTGGTCGAAGTCGGCATGGGCGGGCGCTGGGACGCCACCAACGTGGTCGACGCGGACGTGGACGTGATCGCGCCTGTCGGCCTGGACCACACCGACTACTTGGGCGACACCCTCGCCGAGATCGCAGGCGAAAAGGCCGGAATTATCCGCAGCGCGGACGCCGTGGCCGTGATCGGCCAGCAGGACCCGGACGCAATGCGCGTGATCTTGGAGCGCACCGTGGAGGTCGGCGCGCCGGTAGCACGCTTCGCCCAGGAGTTCGGTGTGGCAGCCAGCGAGGTGGCCGTGGGCGGGCAGACGCTCACACTCAAGGGGCTGTCGGGCGAGTATGCGGACGTGTTTATCCCGTTGTCCGGGCCGCACCAGGCGCACAACGCATCGGTGGCGCTGGCGGCGGTGGAGGCGTTCCTCGGCGCATCCGCCGAGCGCACGCTCGACGCGAACACGGTGCGCGAGGGGTTCGCCGCCACCACCTCGCCGGGCCGGTTGGAGCGCGTGCGCGCCACCCCCACGACGTTCATCGACGCCACCCACAACCCGCACGGCGCGCAGGCGCTCGCGGCGGCGCTGGAGCGCGATTTCGATTTCACGCGCCTGATCGGCGTGCTCGGCATTTTGGGCGACAAGGACGCCCGGGGCATCATGGAGGCGCTTGAGCCGGTGCTCACCGAGGTCGTGATCACGCAGAACACGTCCCCGCGCGCCACGGACGCCTACGAGCTGGCGGAAACCGCCCGCGAGGTGTTCGGCGACGAGCGCGTGCACGTCGAGGAGCACTTGCCATCCGCCTACGAGCTCGCCGTGGAGCTGGCGGAGGAGGCGCTCGCCGAGGTGGGCGTGCAGTCCGGCTCCGGCGTGCTCATCACCGGCTCGGTGGTCACCGCCGGCGAGGCCCGCGCGATGTTTGGAAAGGACCCGCAATGA